In Sphingobacterium sp. lm-10, one DNA window encodes the following:
- the lon gene encoding endopeptidase La: protein MSKDNTFDFNNVLPIINEETEFFPLLSQEDEEEMSNADIPEVLPILPLRNTVLFPGVVIPITVGRDKSIKLIKEAYKGDRTIGVVAQKDMTVEDPAFEELNTVGTVANIIKLLQMPDGNTTVIIQGKQRFKLNAVVQTEPYMLAQVERYDEEKPKTSSKEFKALISSIKELAQQIIQLSPNLPSEAGIAIKNIDSPTFLVNFISSNLSLELTSKQELLEKVDFVKRAKLLLEHLTTEIQMLELKNQIQNKVRVDLDKQQRDYFLHQQLKTIQEELGGNTPDLEIDSLRTRSKSKKWPKDVGTHFDKELEKLARINPAAADYSVQLNYLELLLELPWHSYTKDNFDLSRAQKTLDKDHYGLEKVKQRIVEYLAVLKLKNDMKAPILCLVGPPGVGKTSLGKSIARALGRKYTRMALGGVRDEAEIRGHRKTYIGAMPGRIIQSLKKAGSSNPVFVLDEIDKIGSDFKGDPSSALLEVLDPEQNTNFYDHYVEMEYDLSKVMFIATANSLSSIQPALLDRMEIIEVNGYTIEEKVEIGKKHLLPKQREMHGLKTKDISLNAKTIEKIIEEYTRESGVRGLEKKIGSVVRGIATKIVMEKPYQTAISATQVEEILGAPIFDKDLYEDNSIAGVVTGLAWTAVGGDILYIESSLSRGKGKLSLTGNLGDVMKESAAIAMAYLRSHAEDFGIDYRIFDEWDVNVHVPAGATPKDGPSAGVTMLTALTSLFTQRKIREKLAMTGEITLRGKVLPVGGIKEKILAAKRSNIDTIILCKSNEKDILEIKEDYIKNMNFHYVKDMRDVIKIALLDEKVTHAKDLTYVGLDQSKK, encoded by the coding sequence ATGAGCAAAGACAACACTTTCGATTTTAATAACGTACTACCTATCATAAACGAAGAAACAGAGTTTTTCCCACTTCTTAGTCAGGAAGATGAGGAAGAAATGAGTAATGCCGATATTCCTGAAGTATTGCCCATTCTTCCATTGCGAAACACCGTATTGTTTCCAGGCGTGGTCATACCGATTACAGTAGGCCGTGATAAATCTATCAAATTAATCAAAGAAGCGTACAAAGGCGATCGCACCATTGGTGTTGTAGCGCAAAAAGATATGACGGTCGAAGACCCTGCCTTCGAAGAATTGAATACGGTAGGTACGGTGGCCAATATCATAAAATTGCTACAGATGCCGGATGGCAACACAACGGTCATCATTCAAGGTAAACAACGCTTCAAATTGAATGCGGTGGTGCAGACAGAACCGTATATGCTGGCGCAAGTAGAGCGTTACGATGAAGAGAAGCCGAAAACCAGTAGTAAAGAGTTCAAAGCGTTGATCTCTTCTATTAAGGAATTGGCTCAGCAGATCATTCAGCTCTCTCCAAACCTTCCAAGTGAAGCAGGCATTGCGATCAAGAACATCGATAGCCCGACGTTCTTGGTAAACTTTATTTCATCCAACCTTTCGCTGGAACTAACCAGTAAGCAAGAATTGTTGGAGAAAGTGGATTTCGTAAAACGTGCGAAATTGCTTTTGGAGCATCTGACTACAGAGATTCAGATGTTGGAGCTGAAGAACCAGATTCAAAACAAAGTGCGTGTCGATCTGGACAAACAGCAGCGAGATTATTTCTTACACCAGCAGCTTAAAACCATCCAGGAGGAATTAGGTGGGAATACCCCAGATCTGGAAATAGATAGCTTGCGAACCCGTTCAAAATCCAAAAAATGGCCGAAGGATGTAGGAACTCATTTCGATAAAGAACTGGAAAAGTTAGCCCGTATCAATCCTGCAGCAGCGGATTATTCCGTACAACTCAATTACTTGGAGTTGCTATTGGAACTTCCATGGCATAGCTATACCAAGGATAATTTTGATTTGTCGCGCGCACAGAAAACGTTGGACAAAGATCATTATGGCTTGGAGAAAGTAAAGCAACGTATTGTAGAATACTTAGCGGTACTCAAGCTAAAAAATGATATGAAAGCGCCAATCTTGTGTTTGGTAGGGCCTCCGGGAGTGGGTAAAACCTCTCTGGGTAAATCCATTGCACGGGCATTGGGCCGTAAATATACACGAATGGCATTGGGTGGCGTACGCGACGAAGCAGAAATAAGAGGCCATCGCAAGACGTACATCGGTGCGATGCCAGGGCGTATCATCCAGTCATTGAAAAAAGCAGGTTCGTCCAACCCAGTATTTGTACTGGATGAGATCGACAAAATTGGCTCCGACTTTAAAGGAGATCCATCGTCCGCACTTTTAGAGGTGTTGGATCCAGAGCAAAACACCAACTTCTATGACCATTATGTGGAAATGGAATACGACCTTTCTAAAGTGATGTTTATCGCGACAGCAAACTCGTTAAGCAGCATTCAACCGGCCTTGCTCGATCGGATGGAAATCATTGAGGTGAATGGTTACACCATTGAAGAGAAAGTAGAAATTGGTAAGAAACACTTGTTGCCGAAACAAAGAGAGATGCATGGCTTGAAAACCAAAGATATCTCTCTGAATGCAAAAACTATTGAAAAAATCATTGAAGAGTATACCCGGGAATCGGGCGTGCGCGGTCTTGAGAAAAAGATAGGTAGTGTAGTACGCGGTATCGCAACGAAAATCGTGATGGAGAAACCCTACCAGACGGCTATTTCTGCTACGCAGGTCGAAGAGATTTTGGGAGCTCCGATTTTTGATAAAGACCTTTATGAAGATAATAGTATTGCCGGAGTAGTCACCGGATTGGCATGGACTGCAGTAGGGGGTGATATTCTGTATATTGAGTCTAGCCTGAGCCGTGGAAAAGGCAAGCTGAGCCTTACCGGAAATTTAGGCGACGTCATGAAAGAATCTGCCGCAATTGCAATGGCATACCTGCGTTCGCATGCGGAAGACTTTGGCATTGACTACCGTATTTTCGACGAATGGGATGTAAATGTCCACGTACCTGCAGGAGCCACACCAAAAGATGGGCCATCGGCCGGAGTAACGATGTTGACCGCCTTGACTTCCTTATTTACGCAACGTAAAATTCGGGAAAAGCTGGCTATGACTGGTGAGATAACGTTGCGAGGTAAAGTATTGCCAGTAGGTGGTATTAAAGAAAAGATTTTAGCGGCAAAGCGTTCTAACATTGATACGATCATCCTGTGCAAATCCAACGAGAAAGATATCTTGGAGATCAAAGAAGATTACATAAAGAACATGAACTTCCATTACGTAAAAGATATGCGCGATGTCATCAAGATTGCACTTCTAGACGAAAAGGTAACACATGCTAAAGACCTGACCTATGTGGGACTAGATCAAAGTAAGAAATAA
- a CDS encoding cryptochrome/photolyase family protein, translating into MDNTQVCLIFPHQLFAKHPAIKKSRAIYLIEETLFFNQYAFHKKKLMLHRASMQYYADRLKKDGYEVRYMEATDENSDVRFLLKQLKKDGVEIVFYADVTDNWLAKRIVTTCETEGLAHEKFKTPNFLNDASEHDFFDQKKRYFQADFYAAERKLKGILLEQDQTPLGGKWSYDQENRKRFPAKQPIPSLGTLAENSFVKEAGQWVEKHYPNNYGSSTDPLNDQVNFYPVTHADAKKWLQNFFENRFAQFGDYEDAMVVSEGFLHHSVLSPMLNIGLLDPQQIIDEALLYASEYEIPLNSLEGFIRQVMGWREFIHLVYEREGSVQRTKNFWNFKRKIPKSFWTGNTGIHPVDTVIKRVLKYGYCHHIERLMVLGNFMLLCEFDPDEVYRWFMELFVDSYDWVMVPNTYGMTQYADGGLMTTKPYISGSNYLLKMGNWEKGEWQEVWDGLFWRFMHQHRAVFSKNPRLGMLLSTFDKMDSEKRKKHLDRAAGFLRQLSLD; encoded by the coding sequence ATGGATAACACACAGGTTTGCCTCATCTTTCCGCATCAGCTTTTTGCTAAACATCCAGCGATTAAAAAATCCCGAGCAATCTACCTGATAGAAGAAACGCTGTTTTTTAATCAGTACGCATTTCATAAGAAAAAGCTGATGCTACACCGTGCAAGTATGCAGTATTACGCCGATCGCTTAAAAAAGGATGGTTATGAGGTACGGTATATGGAGGCAACGGATGAAAATTCAGATGTGCGTTTTCTACTGAAGCAACTCAAAAAAGATGGCGTAGAAATTGTTTTCTATGCTGACGTAACCGACAATTGGCTTGCGAAACGGATTGTAACAACTTGTGAAACAGAAGGTCTTGCCCACGAAAAATTTAAGACTCCAAATTTCCTCAACGACGCTTCAGAACATGATTTCTTTGATCAGAAAAAAAGATATTTTCAAGCAGATTTCTATGCCGCAGAACGAAAGTTAAAAGGTATACTACTGGAGCAAGATCAAACACCATTGGGAGGAAAGTGGTCCTATGATCAGGAGAACAGAAAAAGATTCCCCGCAAAGCAACCAATCCCCTCTTTGGGAACCCTTGCGGAAAACTCATTCGTTAAAGAAGCAGGCCAATGGGTAGAAAAGCACTATCCAAACAATTACGGCTCGTCCACCGATCCGCTGAATGATCAAGTCAACTTCTATCCGGTAACCCATGCTGACGCGAAAAAATGGCTACAAAATTTCTTCGAGAATCGCTTCGCTCAATTCGGAGACTATGAGGATGCGATGGTCGTATCTGAAGGTTTCTTGCATCACTCGGTACTGAGCCCCATGCTCAACATCGGATTGCTAGACCCTCAACAAATCATCGATGAAGCCTTACTTTATGCTAGCGAATACGAAATTCCGCTCAATTCCCTAGAAGGCTTTATCCGCCAGGTTATGGGTTGGCGAGAGTTCATCCATCTGGTTTATGAGAGAGAAGGTTCGGTTCAGCGCACTAAAAATTTCTGGAACTTCAAGCGGAAGATTCCCAAGTCTTTTTGGACGGGCAATACGGGTATACATCCTGTAGATACTGTCATTAAAAGGGTATTGAAATATGGTTACTGCCATCATATCGAACGGTTAATGGTACTTGGAAACTTTATGTTATTGTGTGAGTTTGATCCCGACGAGGTGTATCGCTGGTTTATGGAACTGTTTGTAGATAGCTACGACTGGGTGATGGTACCTAATACTTACGGTATGACGCAATATGCCGATGGCGGACTGATGACAACAAAACCCTATATATCCGGCAGCAATTATTTACTTAAGATGGGGAATTGGGAAAAAGGGGAATGGCAGGAAGTATGGGATGGGCTTTTCTGGCGTTTTATGCACCAACATCGAGCCGTATTCAGCAAAAATCCGCGCCTCGGCATGCTATTGAGCACGTTCGACAAAATGGACAGCGAAAAACGCAAAAAACATCTGGATCGGGCTGCTGGATTTTTGCGGCAGCTATCGCTTGATTAA
- a CDS encoding DUF4886 domain-containing protein: MKKHSILSLFAGLTMALLNIGLGGCQKMDRPQMAEIIPDPADDGSIRILTVGNSFSEDAVEHHLSGLAQAAGIPLTIGNLYIAGASLLQHENNIRQNAGAYSYRKINRTGEKTITAGYSIARALADENWTHISFQQVSQLSGQYPTWETSLPLIYEYTAPRAKNTSAKFLLHQTWAYAKTSTHDGFVQYNRDQDVMYKAIVEAVEKAKSLVHIDQVVPAGTAIQNLRTSIIGDNVTSDGYHLDPNIGRYTAACTWFEALTGQSVIGNSYMPAGMSKYEAEIAQQAAHTALATPLQVTDMVNYKDWGGSFDFTRPIYLDFGQSVAASGWNGVTGFMAGFAISNLKDRNGDFTGISFSIDSRFNGVNNNGVLNTSTGFNMPESVARNSLFGNAGTAFNGMVVEKSILRLFGLDPAKSYDICYYGSRDAVNDNRETAFTSTGANEATVYSNTSRNRSEVVCTNGIRPNAKGEILVTVGAGPNNNNANKFYYISAMRIQPAT, from the coding sequence ATGAAAAAACATAGCATACTTAGTCTATTTGCAGGGCTAACCATGGCGCTGCTAAACATAGGACTTGGCGGTTGCCAAAAGATGGATAGGCCGCAGATGGCCGAAATTATCCCCGATCCGGCAGATGACGGCAGCATCCGTATACTGACCGTTGGAAACAGCTTTTCTGAAGACGCAGTGGAACATCATTTATCCGGACTAGCGCAGGCAGCGGGCATTCCATTGACTATTGGCAACTTGTATATCGCAGGAGCTTCGCTTCTACAACACGAGAATAATATTCGGCAGAATGCCGGCGCCTACAGCTATCGGAAAATAAACAGAACAGGTGAGAAAACAATAACGGCTGGCTACTCCATCGCGCGTGCACTGGCAGATGAAAACTGGACGCACATTAGCTTCCAGCAGGTTAGCCAATTATCTGGGCAGTATCCTACATGGGAAACATCGCTCCCTTTAATCTATGAGTATACAGCACCTCGTGCGAAGAATACGTCCGCAAAATTCCTTTTACACCAAACATGGGCTTATGCCAAAACATCTACACACGATGGTTTTGTGCAGTACAACAGGGATCAAGATGTGATGTATAAAGCGATCGTGGAAGCCGTAGAAAAAGCAAAATCACTAGTACATATCGATCAAGTGGTGCCTGCAGGTACGGCTATTCAAAATCTTCGCACAAGTATCATCGGCGACAATGTCACTTCCGATGGATACCATCTCGATCCCAATATTGGTCGTTATACTGCTGCCTGCACCTGGTTTGAAGCATTAACTGGGCAAAGCGTCATAGGCAATAGTTACATGCCCGCAGGCATGTCTAAGTACGAAGCGGAGATTGCTCAGCAAGCAGCGCACACCGCCTTAGCCACACCACTACAGGTTACCGATATGGTGAATTATAAAGATTGGGGTGGTAGTTTTGATTTTACGCGTCCCATCTACCTGGATTTTGGCCAGTCTGTTGCTGCGAGTGGCTGGAATGGAGTAACCGGATTTATGGCTGGGTTTGCCATCTCCAACTTAAAAGATAGGAATGGTGATTTTACGGGCATTTCATTCAGCATAGATTCCAGATTTAACGGCGTCAATAATAACGGGGTTTTGAATACAAGTACAGGATTTAATATGCCGGAAAGCGTCGCGCGAAACTCACTATTTGGAAATGCTGGGACAGCATTCAACGGGATGGTGGTAGAGAAAAGCATATTGCGCCTATTTGGACTTGACCCTGCCAAATCCTACGACATATGTTATTATGGCTCTCGAGATGCGGTGAACGACAACCGAGAAACAGCCTTCACATCAACCGGAGCAAATGAGGCAACAGTCTATTCCAATACCTCCAGAAATCGTTCGGAAGTAGTTTGTACCAATGGTATTCGTCCGAATGCGAAGGGAGAAATACTTGTTACCGTAGGTGCTGGCCCCAATAATAATAATGCTAATAAATTTTACTATATCTCTGCAATGCGGATTCAACCGGCAACATAA
- a CDS encoding RagB/SusD family nutrient uptake outer membrane protein has product MKITIYTTLRLLTLLISTILLGSCGTDWLDIQPKGRFTEEDLPSGNLEGQVFAAYSGLRSEATSGLPYVAAHSIRADDVHLGSNAGDYAAAGPIYDEFNYPLQHWLTNSYWTGHYTLINLTNNVIAAADSIDNITDVTMTNVGEAKFIRAWAYFNLVRTFGEVPLIDFRIIEQADANRPKSTIDAIYQLIDADLAHAITHLPDTWPNHPGRITRGAAHAVKTKTLMARQRYSEALSHAQAVIQSGVYDLNTPYNMIFREESENNRESIFEIQALFDGVQNFGVTYASRQGVRGSGQWDMGWGWNVPHQRLIDAFEAGDPRLETTVLYSGRTNTPYGENLPDNLPRPYWNKKVYTNPALRARYGSRMGQWFNVRIIRYADIVLLAAEAANEVGNTDLALNYLEMVRARARGTNQAILPAITTRDQEPLRQNIRHERQVELGMENERFYDLIRWNVDVATMHAAGHNSYQLRHRFFPIPQPEIDRSNGVLIQNPNY; this is encoded by the coding sequence ATGAAAATCACGATATACACCACCCTACGTCTACTAACGCTGCTAATTTCCACCATCCTACTGGGGAGTTGCGGCACCGATTGGCTGGACATTCAGCCAAAAGGGCGATTTACAGAAGAAGACCTGCCCTCTGGTAATCTGGAAGGACAGGTATTCGCAGCTTATTCTGGCTTGCGCAGCGAAGCAACCAGCGGCTTGCCGTATGTCGCTGCGCACAGCATCCGCGCCGACGATGTTCATTTAGGAAGCAATGCCGGAGATTATGCGGCGGCTGGCCCCATCTACGATGAATTCAACTATCCGCTGCAACACTGGCTAACCAACAGCTACTGGACTGGCCATTATACGCTCATCAACCTAACTAACAATGTTATTGCGGCAGCAGACTCGATTGATAATATCACGGATGTGACAATGACAAATGTTGGCGAGGCCAAATTTATTCGCGCTTGGGCTTATTTCAATCTGGTACGCACCTTTGGTGAAGTCCCGCTGATTGATTTTCGGATCATCGAGCAGGCAGATGCTAACAGACCGAAATCCACTATCGACGCGATCTACCAGTTGATTGATGCCGATCTGGCTCATGCCATCACGCACCTTCCAGACACCTGGCCCAATCATCCTGGGCGAATAACGCGCGGTGCTGCTCATGCGGTCAAAACAAAAACCTTGATGGCCAGACAACGCTATAGTGAAGCACTATCTCATGCACAAGCCGTAATCCAATCTGGTGTGTACGATTTAAATACCCCATATAACATGATTTTTCGAGAAGAAAGTGAGAATAACCGAGAATCCATTTTCGAAATCCAGGCGCTGTTCGATGGTGTTCAAAATTTCGGCGTAACCTATGCTAGTAGACAGGGTGTTCGTGGATCCGGACAATGGGATATGGGTTGGGGATGGAACGTGCCTCACCAGCGATTGATAGATGCATTCGAAGCGGGCGATCCTCGTTTAGAAACCACGGTATTGTACAGCGGACGCACCAATACACCTTATGGTGAAAACCTTCCAGATAACCTACCACGGCCGTACTGGAACAAAAAAGTATATACCAATCCAGCATTACGTGCGAGATATGGTAGCCGAATGGGGCAATGGTTCAATGTGCGTATCATCCGTTATGCCGATATCGTCTTGTTAGCTGCCGAAGCAGCGAATGAAGTCGGTAATACAGATCTAGCGCTGAACTATCTTGAAATGGTTCGTGCACGCGCTAGAGGAACTAATCAGGCAATCCTTCCTGCGATAACCACGCGCGATCAGGAACCATTGCGCCAAAACATAAGACATGAGAGGCAAGTGGAGTTAGGCATGGAAAATGAACGTTTTTACGATTTGATACGCTGGAATGTCGATGTAGCTACGATGCACGCTGCAGGGCATAACAGCTACCAGTTGAGACACCGCTTCTTCCCTATCCCGCAACCGGAAATCGACCGTTCGAATGGCGTTTTGATCCAAAACCCCAATTATTAA
- a CDS encoding TonB-dependent receptor → MRTLFLLTFLTFWAYTAVYAQTRPITGLVKDVATHTPISGATVRVTRTGQAAQTDELGQFTVQARSGDELQFNYVGYTPYTLVIRDQTALEIALTSAETPMDEVVVIGYGTAQKRDLTGSITQIKGSEIVDRPGTNPVAGLQGKVAGLQVTNSGRPGQEPDIRIRGTNSINAVKPLYVVDGLLNDNIDFLNPSDIENIEVLKDPSSLAIFGVRGANGVIAVTTKRARNGQLNFEFSSRIGIKDVNHRMKLANASLFKELYDEQLFNQGNLGYDYTNWTGDTDWQDQIFRNGIINYNNLSVAGATERNTFRLGVGYAHDEGIIAHERHKQFTFNLSDELRLTDNFRTGIVMNGYRAQLPQNRDVFGAILASPIAPVYNEAFGLYHSLPDFQRAQVNNPLVSIEDRKNTFIGTNYRIVTNGFAEIDFLENFSFRANLSADYGFNQFRNYQGLVSVYNPDIPGDDKSEPIGNLLTSLSQEQNKHYKYQTDWLLNYKNQINKHSINALAGYTTYLQGVESVSASRTQGRGMEIPNDPNQWYVGIGDPETQTGNGTGSEFRTVSYMTRALYNYDGKYLLNASFRRDGSSAFAKGGRPWQNFYAVGGAYVLSNEAFMQNQSMIDNLKFKGSWGSLGNQNVGGNRYPMYPQLVAGNSAVFGDQLIPAYSPAYIPDPNLTWEIVSSWEAGFELTALSNRLNMEVVYYKKETDGLLVTVPGLLGSVPGLSNQGKIENKGLEASASWNQRLSENWTFRAGGNITTVKNTVKELVRDGHEIISGPSRTTAGYPIGYFFGHIHDGIFQTQTEIDQSPTNGLGGGPFIPGDIRYRNITLSEDCNEVIDANDRTMIGNPTPDFYYGLSLATSYRRFDLSMEFQGVYGNEIMRTWNQNQFATYNFLQDRAARWNGPGTSNWEPILHEGRASNRVYSSYFVEDGSFFRLRDITIAYTFPTATVSRMRLTNLRLFFNAQNVKTWSNNTGFTPEIGGSAISFGVDNGTYPVPAIYTFGLNLNF, encoded by the coding sequence ATGAGAACGTTATTCCTATTAACATTCCTAACTTTTTGGGCTTATACCGCTGTGTACGCACAGACCAGACCCATTACAGGTTTGGTCAAAGACGTAGCTACCCATACTCCAATCTCTGGCGCCACCGTTCGCGTAACACGAACAGGTCAGGCTGCACAGACCGATGAGCTAGGTCAATTTACCGTTCAGGCTAGGTCTGGCGATGAATTACAATTCAACTACGTAGGATATACACCCTACACGCTGGTTATTCGCGATCAAACTGCGTTGGAGATTGCATTGACCTCTGCCGAAACTCCCATGGACGAAGTCGTCGTTATCGGCTATGGTACTGCCCAAAAACGCGATCTTACGGGCTCAATCACACAAATTAAAGGATCTGAGATTGTTGACAGGCCCGGCACAAACCCCGTGGCAGGTTTGCAAGGTAAGGTAGCAGGTTTGCAGGTTACTAACTCTGGAAGACCAGGACAGGAACCGGATATCCGCATCCGCGGAACCAATTCCATTAACGCAGTAAAACCATTATACGTAGTAGATGGCTTACTAAATGATAACATCGATTTTCTAAACCCTTCGGATATTGAAAACATTGAAGTGTTAAAAGATCCTTCTTCACTAGCCATCTTTGGTGTACGTGGAGCCAACGGTGTCATTGCGGTAACGACAAAACGCGCACGTAACGGACAATTAAATTTTGAGTTCAGTTCCCGTATCGGTATTAAAGACGTGAATCATCGAATGAAGTTAGCCAACGCCTCCCTATTTAAAGAGTTATATGATGAGCAGCTTTTTAATCAAGGCAACCTGGGTTACGACTATACTAACTGGACTGGCGATACGGATTGGCAGGATCAGATTTTCAGAAATGGTATCATTAATTACAATAACCTCAGTGTAGCCGGTGCCACAGAACGCAATACATTCCGTTTAGGCGTTGGTTATGCACACGATGAGGGTATTATCGCGCACGAAAGACATAAGCAATTTACCTTTAATTTATCCGATGAGCTACGTCTTACAGATAACTTCCGTACAGGTATTGTAATGAACGGTTACCGTGCACAATTGCCTCAAAATAGAGATGTATTCGGCGCTATACTGGCAAGTCCGATTGCACCCGTATACAATGAGGCTTTTGGACTGTATCATAGCCTTCCAGACTTTCAGCGTGCACAAGTTAATAATCCATTGGTATCTATTGAAGATCGTAAAAACACTTTTATTGGCACCAATTATCGTATCGTAACCAATGGCTTCGCGGAGATCGATTTCTTAGAAAATTTCTCCTTCCGTGCCAACCTATCAGCGGACTATGGCTTCAACCAATTTCGTAACTATCAAGGCTTGGTGTCGGTATACAATCCAGATATCCCGGGTGATGACAAGTCGGAGCCCATCGGTAATTTGCTAACAAGTTTGAGTCAGGAACAAAACAAGCATTACAAATATCAGACTGATTGGTTACTGAACTACAAAAACCAAATTAATAAACATAGTATCAATGCTTTGGCCGGATATACAACCTACCTGCAAGGTGTAGAGAGCGTAAGTGCCTCCAGAACCCAAGGGCGAGGTATGGAAATTCCGAACGATCCAAATCAGTGGTACGTAGGTATTGGCGATCCGGAAACTCAAACAGGCAACGGTACAGGATCTGAATTCAGGACAGTATCTTACATGACACGTGCCTTGTATAATTACGATGGAAAATATTTGTTAAATGCATCATTCCGTCGCGATGGTTCTTCCGCCTTTGCAAAAGGGGGTAGGCCATGGCAGAATTTCTATGCCGTAGGTGGTGCATATGTACTTTCCAACGAAGCATTTATGCAAAATCAATCGATGATTGATAATCTTAAATTCAAAGGTTCTTGGGGTTCACTGGGCAATCAGAATGTAGGCGGCAATCGCTATCCTATGTATCCTCAATTAGTAGCCGGAAACTCTGCTGTATTTGGTGATCAACTGATCCCTGCTTATTCTCCGGCCTACATTCCAGATCCTAACTTGACTTGGGAGATCGTTAGTTCATGGGAAGCCGGCTTTGAATTGACAGCATTAAGCAACCGCTTGAACATGGAAGTGGTATATTACAAGAAAGAAACGGATGGCCTATTGGTAACCGTTCCAGGATTATTGGGAAGTGTACCAGGACTTAGCAACCAGGGGAAAATCGAAAACAAAGGATTAGAAGCCTCTGCGAGCTGGAATCAACGCCTCTCTGAAAACTGGACATTCCGCGCCGGCGGTAACATCACGACGGTAAAAAATACAGTGAAAGAACTCGTACGAGATGGGCATGAAATTATCAGCGGCCCTTCACGCACTACAGCAGGATATCCAATTGGCTATTTCTTTGGGCATATTCACGATGGTATCTTCCAGACCCAAACCGAGATTGATCAAAGTCCAACCAATGGATTGGGCGGCGGGCCGTTTATTCCTGGTGATATTCGCTACCGCAACATTACACTTAGCGAAGATTGCAATGAGGTAATCGATGCAAATGACCGCACCATGATCGGAAATCCGACTCCCGATTTTTACTATGGATTATCTTTGGCAACCTCCTATAGGCGTTTTGATTTAAGTATGGAATTTCAAGGCGTATACGGTAATGAAATTATGCGTACGTGGAATCAGAATCAGTTTGCTACTTACAATTTCTTGCAAGATCGTGCCGCACGTTGGAATGGGCCAGGCACCAGCAACTGGGAGCCCATTTTGCATGAGGGCCGTGCTTCAAACCGAGTGTACTCAAGCTATTTTGTGGAGGATGGAAGTTTCTTCCGTTTACGTGACATCACCATTGCTTATACTTTTCCCACAGCAACTGTATCGCGCATGCGCTTGACTAATTTACGTCTATTTTTCAACGCGCAAAACGTGAAAACATGGTCCAACAACACCGGATTCACACCAGAAATCGGTGGCAGTGCGATTTCCTTTGGCGTAGACAACGGCACCTATCCCGTGCCTGCAATCTATACATTCGGCTTAAACCTCAATTTCTAA
- a CDS encoding tetratricopeptide repeat protein: MRKLKIGMAALALALSVYSAEAQQAEHKNPNVRAGEKALMGGDFKTAITHLQKSLPAEAADADVHYLLGYAQFQNGDFKKAAESFTKVVALNPKNTSAYYYKAKANNAVAVNNEEKIDAKQRQALLESAIADYTKAIAMDAQDAKLYQNRGTAYRDLGILRGNSGAGYNKAVAAESYNKAVTDFEKVLTFDASRKDIQTEVKKAKVYRDNLK; this comes from the coding sequence ATGAGAAAATTAAAAATTGGAATGGCAGCCTTAGCGCTTGCATTATCTGTTTACTCGGCGGAAGCACAGCAAGCAGAACATAAAAACCCGAATGTACGTGCGGGAGAGAAGGCCTTGATGGGTGGAGATTTTAAAACCGCAATAACTCACTTGCAGAAGTCTCTGCCTGCAGAAGCAGCGGATGCAGATGTACACTATTTGTTGGGATATGCACAATTCCAAAATGGAGATTTTAAGAAAGCGGCAGAGTCTTTTACGAAGGTAGTAGCATTAAACCCTAAAAATACGTCTGCTTACTATTACAAAGCTAAAGCAAACAATGCAGTAGCGGTTAATAATGAGGAGAAGATAGATGCGAAGCAACGTCAAGCCTTGCTAGAGTCAGCGATCGCTGATTACACAAAAGCAATAGCGATGGACGCGCAAGACGCAAAATTGTACCAAAACAGAGGTACAGCTTACCGTGACTTGGGAATTTTGAGAGGGAATTCAGGTGCCGGTTACAATAAAGCAGTGGCTGCTGAATCATATAATAAAGCAGTAACGGATTTCGAGAAGGTATTAACGTTTGATGCGTCACGCAAAGACATCCAAACAGAAGTTAAGAAAGCGAAAGTATACCGCGACAACTTGAAATAG